A portion of the Oncorhynchus clarkii lewisi isolate Uvic-CL-2024 chromosome 27, UVic_Ocla_1.0, whole genome shotgun sequence genome contains these proteins:
- the LOC139385740 gene encoding proline-rich protein 2-like, which yields MIHGTKPPVIIRGKKPPVMIRGKKTPVSIHGMKPPVSIHGTKPPSGVPSDVLQSGAPSDVLQSGAPSDVLQSGAPSDILQSGAPSDVLQSGARSEGSQSGAPQRGFPVRGPAARVPSPGPRSEGSQSGAPQRGLPVRGPAARVPSPGPRSEGSQSGAPQRGFPVRGPAARVPSPGPRSEGSQSVAPQRGFPVRGPAARVPSPWPRSEGSQSVAPQRGFPVRGPAARVPSPGPRSEGSHEGSQSGAPQRGFPVRGPAARVPASEVPPKWCEPVVERDLRPAPEPPSRIDAHPDPPLKV from the exons atgatccatggcacaaagcctccagtgataatccgtggcaagaagcctccagtgatgatccgtgGCAAGAAGACTCCAGTGAGcatccatggcatgaagcctccagtgagcatccatggcacgaagcctcca TCCGGGGTCCCCAGCGACGTTCTCCAGTCCGGGGCCCCCAGCGACGTTCTCCAGTCCGGGGCCCCCAGCGACGTTCTCCAGTCCGGGGCCCCCAGCGACATTCTCCAGTCCGGGGCCCCCAGCGACGttctccagtccggggcccgcagcgagggttcccagtccggggccccgcagcgagggttcccagtccggggccccgcagcgagggttcccagtccggggccccgcagcgagggttcccagtccggggccccgCAGCGAGGGCTCCCAGTCCGGGGCCCcgcagcgagggttcccagtccggggccccgcagcgagggttcccagtccggggccccgcagcgagggttcccagtccggggccccgcagcgagggttcccagtccggggccccgcagcgagggttcccagtccgtgGCCCcgcagcgagggttcccagtccgtgGCCCCGCAGCGAGGGTTCCAAGTCCGTGGCCCcgcagcgagggttcccagtccgtgGCCCcgcagcgagggttcccagtccggggccccgcagcgagggttcccagtccggggccccgcagcgagggttccca cgagggttcccagtccggggccccgcagcgagggttcccagtccggggccccgcagcgagggtgcccgCATCAGAGGTGCCACCAAAGTGGTGTGAACCAGTGGTGGAGCGGGATCTGCGTCCCGCACCTGAGCCGCCAtcgcggatagatgcccacccagaccctcccctaaaggtttag